Proteins encoded together in one Anticarsia gemmatalis isolate Benzon Research Colony breed Stoneville strain chromosome 1, ilAntGemm2 primary, whole genome shotgun sequence window:
- the LOC142975360 gene encoding uncharacterized protein LOC142975360 isoform X2, which translates to MQTSTIVVLACLLAVVVAQAQEPAPVADNLQEALYDTPTHDSSPRNKRGLLLLKKKLILGALGLKAAKVGAAAGVVGALALKAKHKSGHAHHTVLHHGHHPSVQVEVHRW; encoded by the exons ATGCAGACCTCCACAATTGTTGTACTCGCGTGTTTGCTCGCCGTGGTGGTGGCGCAGGCGCAGGAGCCAGCGCCGGTCGCAGACAATCTGCAGGAGGCCCTCTACGACACTCCGACCCATGACTCAAGCCCCAGGAACAAGAGAGGACTattacttttaaagaaaaagttaaTCCTTG GTGCCCTGGGTCTGAAAGCAGCTAAGGTCGGAGCCGCAGCGGGAGTGGTCGGCGCCCTCGCACTTAAGGCCAAACATAAGTCAGGACATGCCCACCACACAGTACTCCACCATGG CCATCATCCGTCCGTGCAAGTCGAAGTCCATCG TTGGTGA
- the LOC142975382 gene encoding uncharacterized protein LOC142975382 isoform X2 yields MKVCTIIFGVLVACMVCLAQETGPLLTALQPTDPSELREVMIVDPQTREKRSLLLGGALGLGALGIGAAGLGAAGLVGAGLIGAKAGFIGGALASHAVGRSYGGGYGGGYGGGYGGGYYRPSYGGGYGYGGGYGGYRKAYIVEEPWC; encoded by the exons ATGAAGGTGTGCACGATTATCTTCGGAGTGTTGGTGGCGTGTATGGTGTGCCTGGCGCAGGAGACCGGCCCCCTGCTGACCGCCCTTCAGCCCACAGACCCCTCTGAGCTCAGAGAAGTCATGATTGTAGACCCACAGACCAGGGAGAAGAGAAGTCTGCTTCTTG GTGGTGCCCTCGGTCTTGGAGCTCTCGGTATCGGCGCCGCTGGTCTCGGCGCTGCCGGTCTGGTCGGAGCTGGACTCATCGGTGCTAAGGCTGGATTCATCGGTGGTGCTCTAGCTAGCCATGCCGTCGGCAGGAGCTATGGAGGTGGTTACGGCGGCGGTTACGGAGGCGGCTACGGCGGTGGCTACTACAGGCCTAGCTACGGTGGCGGCTACGGCTACGGTGGTGGCTACGGAGGATACAG gaaaGCCTACATTGTTGAGGAACCCTGGTGCTAA
- the LOC142975382 gene encoding uncharacterized protein LOC142975382 isoform X1 has protein sequence MPVVCVILLYYFGGATTCLLRDELCVILCVCSLRPIKVIGRTSAYSRTVLSVVFDGYQYHTDRMKVCTIIFGVLVACMVCLAQETGPLLTALQPTDPSELREVMIVDPQTREKRSLLLGGALGLGALGIGAAGLGAAGLVGAGLIGAKAGFIGGALASHAVGRSYGGGYGGGYGGGYGGGYYRPSYGGGYGYGGGYGGYRKAYIVEEPWC, from the exons ATGCCCGTTGTGtgcgtgatattattatattattttggtgGGGCGACAACATGCCTTCTTAGAGACGAGTTATGTGTGATCTTGTGTGTGTGCTCGCTTCGACCTATAAAAGTCATAGGCAGGACATCAGCTTACAGTAGAACAGTGCTCAGTGTTGTGTTCGACGGTTATCAATATCATACAG ACAGAATGAAGGTGTGCACGATTATCTTCGGAGTGTTGGTGGCGTGTATGGTGTGCCTGGCGCAGGAGACCGGCCCCCTGCTGACCGCCCTTCAGCCCACAGACCCCTCTGAGCTCAGAGAAGTCATGATTGTAGACCCACAGACCAGGGAGAAGAGAAGTCTGCTTCTTG GTGGTGCCCTCGGTCTTGGAGCTCTCGGTATCGGCGCCGCTGGTCTCGGCGCTGCCGGTCTGGTCGGAGCTGGACTCATCGGTGCTAAGGCTGGATTCATCGGTGGTGCTCTAGCTAGCCATGCCGTCGGCAGGAGCTATGGAGGTGGTTACGGCGGCGGTTACGGAGGCGGCTACGGCGGTGGCTACTACAGGCCTAGCTACGGTGGCGGCTACGGCTACGGTGGTGGCTACGGAGGATACAG gaaaGCCTACATTGTTGAGGAACCCTGGTGCTAA
- the LOC142975360 gene encoding uncharacterized protein LOC142975360 isoform X1 produces MQTSTIVVLACLLAVVVAQAQEPAPVADNLQEALYDTPTHDSSPRNKRGLLLLKKKLILGALGLKAAKVGAAAGVVGALALKAKHKSGHAHHTVLHHGHHPSVQVEVHRQIPLIYKY; encoded by the exons ATGCAGACCTCCACAATTGTTGTACTCGCGTGTTTGCTCGCCGTGGTGGTGGCGCAGGCGCAGGAGCCAGCGCCGGTCGCAGACAATCTGCAGGAGGCCCTCTACGACACTCCGACCCATGACTCAAGCCCCAGGAACAAGAGAGGACTattacttttaaagaaaaagttaaTCCTTG GTGCCCTGGGTCTGAAAGCAGCTAAGGTCGGAGCCGCAGCGGGAGTGGTCGGCGCCCTCGCACTTAAGGCCAAACATAAGTCAGGACATGCCCACCACACAGTACTCCACCATGG CCATCATCCGTCCGTGCAAGTCGAAGTCCATCG GCAAATACCGCTGATATACAAGTACTGA
- the LOC142975360 gene encoding uncharacterized protein LOC142975360 isoform X3 → MQTSTIVVLACLLAVVVAQAQEPAPVADNLQEALYDTPTHDSSPRNKRGLLLLKKKLILGALGLKAAKVGAAAGVVGALALKAKHKSGHAHHTVLHHGW, encoded by the exons ATGCAGACCTCCACAATTGTTGTACTCGCGTGTTTGCTCGCCGTGGTGGTGGCGCAGGCGCAGGAGCCAGCGCCGGTCGCAGACAATCTGCAGGAGGCCCTCTACGACACTCCGACCCATGACTCAAGCCCCAGGAACAAGAGAGGACTattacttttaaagaaaaagttaaTCCTTG GTGCCCTGGGTCTGAAAGCAGCTAAGGTCGGAGCCGCAGCGGGAGTGGTCGGCGCCCTCGCACTTAAGGCCAAACATAAGTCAGGACATGCCCACCACACAGTACTCCACCATGG TTGGTGA